In Zalophus californianus isolate mZalCal1 chromosome 4, mZalCal1.pri.v2, whole genome shotgun sequence, the following proteins share a genomic window:
- the HMGB4 gene encoding high mobility group protein B4 has translation MNMGKEIQLRPKANVSSYIHFFLNYRNKFKEQQPNTYLGFKEFSRKCSEKWRSISKHEKAKYEALAKLDKARYQEEMMNYVGKKKKRRKRDPQAPRRPPSSFLLFCQDHYAQLKRENPNWSVVQVAKASGKMWSAKTDAEKQPYEQKAALLRAKYQEELEIYRKQRNARKGLQGSAKNRHRGKTDSDKADGSN, from the coding sequence atgAACATGGGAAAAGAAATCCAGCTAAGGCCCAAGGCAAATGTCTCTTCTTACATCCACTTTTTTTTGAATTACAGGAACAAGTTCAAGGAGCAGCAGCCAAATACCTACCTTGGCTTTAAAGAGTTCTCTAGAAAGTGTTCAGAAAAATGGAGGTCCATCTCAAAGCATGAAAAGGCCAAATATGAAGCCCTGGCCAAGCTCGACAAAGCCCGGTACCAGGAAGAGATGATGAATTATGTCGGCAAGAAGAAGAAGCGGAGAAAGCGGGACCCCCAGGCGCCCAGACGCCCCCCATCATCCTTCCTGCTCTTCTGCCAAGACCACTATGCTCAGCTGAAGAGGGAGAATCCGAACTGGTCAGTAGTGCAGGTGGCAAAGGCCTCGGGGAAGATGTGGTCAGCAAAAACAGATGCTGAAAAGCAGCCGTATGAGCAAAAGGCAGCTCTCCTGAGAGCCAAATACCAAGAGGAGCTGGAAATCTACCGTAAACAACGTAATGCCAGGAAGGGCCTCCAAGGGTCGGCTAAGAACCGGCATAGGGGGAAAACTGACTCGGACAAAGCTGATGGATccaattag